The Flavobacteriales bacterium genome segment TGAACATGCTTTTAGCCGTATTAGAAAAAAGTTGTGGCTTTGATATGAGTCACAAGGATGTATTTCTAAATATTACGGGAGGAATTACAGTACATGACCCTGCTATCGATTTGGGTGTTGTATGTGCTTTACTTTCCTCCGCAGAAAGCATTTCTCTATCAAACAAAATATGCTTTGCAGGTGAAGTAGGATTATCTGGTGAAGTTAGACCGGTGAATAGGGTGAATTTAAGAATATTGGAAGCTGACAAATTGGGTTTTGAGCAAATCTATATCTCAAAATATAACCAAACAGAAATAACCGCTTCCAAACTTAAAATTCAAATAGTTGAAGTAGACAAAATTGAAACTGTCTACAATTCTATTCTCAAAATGACTTAATTCGTTCCTAAGATTTCGAACAGCTCATCTAATTTAGGAGTTAATATTATCTCCGTTCTTCTGTTCTTTTTTCTCCCTTCAACCGTATTTGTAATATCAAGTGGAAGGAATTCTCCTCTACCTGCAGGGGTTAATCTATTCGCATCAATTTCACCATTAGCCAAAAGAATTTTTACAATCGACGTTGCCCTAATCACACTCAGATCCCAATTATCTTTATAAGCTCCTTTGCCGCTTAATGGGACATTATCCGTATGTCCTTCGATCAGTACATTCACTTCCTTATTCTTACCCAATACTACGGCCAACTTGCTCAACGCCTCAACACCTTTTGGGTCTACGCTAATACTTCCAGATGCGAAGAGTAAGCTTTCATCTAACGAAACATAAACCTTTCCATTTTTCTGTGTTATCGTTAATCCATTATTCTCTAAACCTAATAAGGCCGCCGACACTTTAGATTTTAAAGCAATTACAGTAGAATCTTTACTATTCAATATTTGCTGCAGCTCTGCGACCTTAATTTCCCGTTCTTCCAAATCCATTTTGGTTCTTTCTAGATCAATTTTCTTACTATTAAGATCTCTTTCTAAAATTTTTAATCGATCTTCTTGCTCCTGAAGACTTCTTTCTTTCCCATCCAATTCTTTTAAAAGCATTTTATTCTCGCCCTTATCCCCAGATACTAGTTGCGCATTCTTCTTTAATAAATCTGCATAAATACTTTTATACCCCCCACTCTCCTCCGTAATCTTTCGCTGCTCAGATCTTATATTTGCCGTATCCGTCTGTAGTGCTTTGTTCTTCCTTTTTAGTTTCTCAATTGTAGCATTTTGCTCATTTCTAACTGAATTCAGTTCTTCATTTTCTGCTTTCAAGGCGCTCCATTCTCTCGTAACATCCTGAGACTTTGCCTTTAACTCTTCATATTTTTTCACAGGAATACAACCAATAATAAAAAACAATACCATGGCCGATAACAGTACAATGTGATTTTTAAAATTCATTTCCTCTTAATTGTGCTTTTGTGAAACTAAATATAACAACTGTTCAAAGGTAGTAACAATTTCAAATCCGTACCGTAATTTTATTAAACACCAGTTTATGAAAGCACTTAACTCATTATGGTTAACAGAAAAGCACATTGACTTTGAATACAAACAATATGTTCTTCTTAGTT includes the following:
- a CDS encoding OmpA family protein, giving the protein MNFKNHIVLLSAMVLFFIIGCIPVKKYEELKAKSQDVTREWSALKAENEELNSVRNEQNATIEKLKRKNKALQTDTANIRSEQRKITEESGGYKSIYADLLKKNAQLVSGDKGENKMLLKELDGKERSLQEQEDRLKILERDLNSKKIDLERTKMDLEEREIKVAELQQILNSKDSTVIALKSKVSAALLGLENNGLTITQKNGKVYVSLDESLLFASGSISVDPKGVEALSKLAVVLGKNKEVNVLIEGHTDNVPLSGKGAYKDNWDLSVIRATSIVKILLANGEIDANRLTPAGRGEFLPLDITNTVEGRKKNRRTEIILTPKLDELFEILGTN